In Nicotiana tabacum cultivar K326 chromosome 17, ASM71507v2, whole genome shotgun sequence, one DNA window encodes the following:
- the LOC107764799 gene encoding uncharacterized protein LOC107764799, with amino-acid sequence MACLDMYNQNSSAMSPRISFSNDFVDSTTISHSSQLHQMMKKESSRSYRDAPVSSDFEFNVSNYSMMSADELFFKGRLLPFKESAHSQKTTLRDELLNGDEDDAFSLRPPKSCTRWKGFLGLKKSHIASKKIDNNNQGSVEKRSNVVGSEELFLGNKNSQEPYNGGSSCRDVEFRFN; translated from the exons ATGGCATGCTTAGACATGTACAACCAAAACTCATCAGCTATGAGTCCTCGAATCTCCTTCTCTAATGACTTTGTCGATTCGACTACTATTTCTCATTCTTCTCAACTTCACCAAATGATGAAGAAGGAAAGCAGCAGGAGTTATAGGGATGCTCCAGTTTCCTCTGACTTTGAATTCAACGTCAGTAATTACTCAATGATGAGTGCTGACGAGCTTTTCTTTAAGGGTAGATTGTTGCCCTTCAAAGAAAGCGCCCATTCTCAGAAAACAACTCTGCGAGATGAACTTCTCAATGGGGATGAAGATGATGCTTTTTCGTTGAGGCCACCCAAAAGTTGTACTAGGTGGAAGGGATTTTTAGGTCTTAAAAAGTCTCACATTGCTTCCAAGAAAATTGATAACAACAACCAAGGATCTGTAGAAAAGAGGTCCAACGTCGTAGGATCTGAGGAGTTGTTTCTTGGCAACAAGAATTCACAG GAACCATACAATGGCGGATCCAGCTGTAGAGATGTGGAGTTTCGTTTTAATTAA